In Desulfomicrobium apsheronum, a single window of DNA contains:
- a CDS encoding ABC transporter substrate-binding protein has translation MNIATLKKTIPVLVLLLALFTAPAHASRDDVRITSVGWTDVTVTSELAVAILQSLGYSSSNMMTSLPICYQALATGEADVFLGNWMPSMESVARPHFDSGNVIQLVPNMTGAKYTLAAPAYVVDGGIKDFKDIAKYGDKLEWKIYGIEEGNDGNDIIQSMIDTNMFGLGKFELVASSESGMLAQVQSFMREKKWIIFLGWSPHSMNEKIDMRYLTGSTDETFGPDDGTATVYTNLRKGFPGDMPNVTRFLKNYVVPVGMMNSIMVTMHEHPEMKARDAALDWVAAHPEMATTWLEGVTTKDGKPGLPAFMTVLEARK, from the coding sequence ATGAACATCGCCACACTCAAAAAAACCATCCCAGTCCTTGTCCTGCTTCTGGCCCTCTTCACCGCCCCGGCTCACGCGAGCCGCGACGATGTGCGCATCACCAGCGTCGGCTGGACCGACGTCACCGTAACCAGCGAACTGGCCGTGGCCATCTTGCAGAGCCTCGGCTACTCGTCATCCAACATGATGACATCCCTGCCCATCTGCTATCAGGCCCTGGCCACCGGCGAGGCCGACGTGTTCCTTGGCAACTGGATGCCGTCCATGGAGAGCGTGGCCCGGCCGCATTTCGACTCCGGCAACGTGATCCAGCTCGTGCCGAACATGACCGGGGCGAAATACACCCTGGCCGCTCCGGCCTATGTCGTGGATGGCGGAATCAAGGATTTCAAGGACATCGCCAAATACGGCGACAAACTGGAATGGAAGATCTACGGCATCGAGGAAGGAAACGACGGCAACGACATCATTCAGTCCATGATCGACACGAACATGTTCGGCCTTGGCAAGTTCGAACTGGTCGCATCCAGTGAATCCGGCATGCTGGCGCAGGTGCAGTCCTTCATGCGTGAAAAGAAGTGGATCATCTTTCTGGGCTGGTCCCCGCACAGCATGAACGAGAAAATCGACATGCGCTACCTGACCGGCAGCACGGATGAAACCTTCGGCCCCGACGACGGCACGGCCACGGTCTACACCAACTTGCGCAAGGGCTTCCCCGGCGACATGCCGAATGTGACCCGCTTTCTCAAGAATTACGTCGTCCCGGTCGGCATGATGAACTCGATCATGGTCACCATGCACGAACACCCGGAGATGAAAGCCCGCGACGCCGCTCTCGACTGGGTGGCGGCCCATCCCGAAATGGCGACCACCTGGCTTGAAGGGGTCACCACCAAGGACGGCAAACCCGGTCTCCCCGCCTTCATGACAGTTCTTGAAGCCAGGAAGTAA
- a CDS encoding four helix bundle suffix domain-containing protein, whose protein sequence is MTQHFISKHGAYEELLSYRKSVIVYDGTVCFCERFMHKRDRTVDQMVQAARSGKQNIIEGCMASATSKKSEIKLINVARASLEELLEDYRDHLRVRGHALWHKTSAQALFVRKLGSQKNTSYETYRSYIQTRPPETVANILICLIHQTNYLLDRQLRQLEKAFVEEGGLSERMTRARLKNRTGQSENGF, encoded by the coding sequence ATGACGCAGCACTTTATTTCCAAACACGGCGCCTACGAAGAACTTCTTTCCTACCGCAAGAGCGTCATTGTCTATGATGGCACGGTGTGTTTCTGCGAACGCTTCATGCACAAGCGGGACCGCACCGTGGACCAGATGGTCCAGGCGGCACGGTCGGGCAAGCAGAACATCATCGAAGGCTGCATGGCCTCGGCGACATCGAAGAAAAGCGAAATCAAGCTGATCAATGTTGCCCGGGCCAGCCTGGAAGAGCTGCTCGAAGACTACCGCGACCACCTGCGCGTACGCGGCCACGCATTGTGGCACAAAACCAGCGCACAGGCCCTCTTCGTCCGCAAACTCGGCAGCCAAAAAAATACGTCCTATGAGACCTATAGGTCCTATATTCAAACCCGCCCGCCCGAAACCGTCGCCAATATCCTCATCTGCCTCATCCACCAGACCAACTACCTGCTCGACCGACAGCTCCGCCAGCTTGAAAAAGCCTTCGTCGAAGAAGGCGGCTTGTCCGAACGCATGACCCGCGCCCGTCTCAAAAACCGCACCGGCCAATCCGAAAACGGCTTTTAA
- the betA gene encoding choline dehydrogenase gives MKFYDYIIVGGGSAGSVLANRLSANPKTSVLVLEAGLPDFRLDFRIHMPAALTYPLAGKTYNWWYESEPEPHMHNRRIYQPRGKVLGGSSCINGMIHIRGNAMDFEKWAREKGLENWDYARCLPYFKRFEYRLKGTDEYQGGAGPLYLTSPDCDNPLFDAFFQAVQEAGYPLTDVNGYQQEGFGKFDRTTYRGRRWNAARAYVHPVKNRRNLTVKCKATAHRILFEGTRAVGVEYERLGRMHRVNGGEIISCGGAINSPQLLQLSGIGNGAELRELGIPVVHDLPGVGENLQDHLELYVQYACTKPVSMFPALQWWNQPWIGLKWLFGQTGEAATNHFEAGGFIRGNDQVEYPNIQYHFLPIAIRYDGSSPNEGHGYQVHVGPMNTDVRGHVKIKSSDPKEYPSILFNYLSTEQERKDWVDAIRLTRKIMTQPAFDSLRGRELAPGEDVQTDEEILDFVAREGESAYHPSCTCKMGYDDMAVVDNELRVHGVQGLRVVDASIMPYVTNGNIYAPVMMIAEKAADMILGNTPLAPDTAPFYRHGGKAAAKEKK, from the coding sequence ATGAAGTTCTATGATTACATCATTGTCGGCGGCGGTTCCGCCGGCAGCGTCCTGGCCAACCGTTTGAGCGCCAATCCCAAAACCAGCGTCCTGGTCCTCGAAGCGGGCCTGCCCGACTTCCGCCTTGATTTCCGCATCCACATGCCCGCCGCCCTGACCTATCCCCTGGCCGGAAAGACCTACAACTGGTGGTACGAATCCGAGCCGGAACCGCACATGCACAACCGCCGCATCTACCAGCCGCGCGGCAAGGTGCTCGGTGGGTCGAGCTGCATCAACGGCATGATCCACATTCGCGGCAACGCCATGGACTTCGAAAAATGGGCCCGCGAAAAAGGCCTTGAAAACTGGGATTACGCCCGCTGCCTGCCCTACTTCAAGCGCTTCGAATATCGGCTCAAGGGCACGGACGAATATCAGGGCGGCGCGGGCCCCCTGTATCTGACCAGCCCGGATTGCGACAACCCGCTTTTTGACGCCTTTTTCCAGGCCGTACAGGAGGCCGGGTACCCTCTGACAGACGTCAACGGCTACCAGCAGGAAGGGTTCGGCAAGTTCGACCGCACCACGTACCGCGGCCGGCGCTGGAACGCCGCCCGTGCCTACGTCCATCCCGTCAAGAACAGGCGCAACCTGACCGTCAAGTGCAAGGCCACGGCCCATCGCATCCTCTTTGAAGGAACCCGAGCCGTGGGCGTCGAATACGAGCGCCTGGGCCGCATGCACCGCGTCAACGGCGGCGAGATCATCAGCTGCGGCGGTGCCATCAACTCCCCGCAATTGCTGCAGCTCTCCGGCATCGGCAACGGGGCGGAACTGCGCGAACTGGGCATCCCCGTGGTCCACGACCTGCCTGGCGTTGGCGAGAACCTGCAGGACCATCTGGAGCTCTATGTGCAGTACGCTTGCACCAAGCCCGTCAGCATGTTCCCGGCCCTCCAGTGGTGGAACCAGCCCTGGATCGGCCTGAAATGGCTCTTCGGCCAGACCGGCGAGGCGGCCACCAACCATTTCGAAGCCGGCGGCTTCATCCGCGGCAATGATCAGGTCGAATACCCGAACATCCAGTATCACTTCCTGCCCATCGCCATCCGCTACGACGGGTCCTCTCCCAACGAGGGGCATGGCTACCAGGTTCACGTCGGCCCCATGAACACCGACGTGCGCGGCCATGTGAAGATCAAGAGCTCCGATCCCAAGGAATATCCGTCCATCCTGTTCAACTATCTGTCCACGGAGCAGGAACGCAAAGACTGGGTCGATGCCATCCGTCTGACCCGCAAGATCATGACCCAGCCTGCCTTCGACAGCTTGCGCGGACGGGAACTGGCCCCGGGCGAGGACGTGCAGACCGACGAGGAAATCCTCGATTTCGTGGCCCGCGAAGGCGAGAGCGCCTATCATCCGAGCTGCACCTGCAAGATGGGCTACGATGACATGGCCGTGGTCGACAACGAACTGCGCGTGCACGGCGTGCAGGGACTGCGCGTGGTCGACGCCTCGATCATGCCCTACGTGACCAACGGCAACATTTACGCCCCGGTGATGATGATCGCCGAGAAGGCGGCGGACATGATCCTCGGCAACACGCCGCTGGCGCCCGACACCGCCCCCTTCTACCGCCACGGAGGCAAGGCTGCGGCCAAGGAGAAGAAATGA
- a CDS encoding hemolysin family protein — protein MSADLLLLFIVVFLALGFSFLCSVAEAVLLSITPSYIASLREKNPARADVLTRLRLDKVDQSLSAILTLNTIAHTVGAIVAGAQALVVFGNAWIGLFSAVMTLLILFLSEIVPKTIGAIYWQSLTGMTAYFVGALIRILFPLVWLSNGLTRLISRGKREHVFSRDEFIAMAGIGEQSGHLEEHESRIIRNIFRFGSVAITAVMTPRTVMTALQQDMSIADSLPFVTKTPFSRLPVYGADLDDITGLVLKDEVLICMSKGRCDGALESLKRPILSVPDSLSLSDLLEFFLDKRQHLAIVLDEYGGTRGVVTLEDVVETLFGMEIVDEMDSVADMQALARQQWEKRARSLGIFEQEQNREIESEKNIRP, from the coding sequence ATGAGCGCGGATCTTCTACTGCTTTTCATCGTTGTTTTTCTGGCGCTGGGCTTTTCTTTTCTCTGTTCCGTGGCCGAGGCCGTGCTCTTGAGCATCACCCCTTCCTACATCGCGAGTCTTCGGGAAAAGAATCCGGCGCGTGCGGACGTTCTGACGCGGCTTCGCCTCGACAAGGTGGACCAGTCCCTGTCCGCGATCCTGACGCTGAACACCATAGCCCACACCGTGGGCGCCATAGTGGCCGGCGCGCAGGCGCTTGTGGTTTTCGGCAATGCGTGGATCGGCCTTTTTTCGGCGGTGATGACGCTGCTCATCCTGTTCTTGTCCGAGATCGTGCCCAAGACCATCGGCGCGATTTACTGGCAGTCGTTGACCGGGATGACGGCATATTTCGTCGGTGCCCTGATCAGGATTCTCTTTCCCCTGGTCTGGCTTTCCAACGGGCTGACCAGACTGATCTCCCGGGGAAAAAGGGAGCATGTCTTCAGCCGCGACGAATTCATCGCCATGGCCGGCATCGGAGAGCAGTCGGGACATCTGGAAGAGCATGAGTCACGGATCATCCGCAACATTTTCCGTTTCGGTTCCGTGGCGATCACCGCCGTGATGACTCCCCGCACGGTCATGACGGCCCTTCAGCAGGACATGAGCATCGCAGACTCCCTGCCCTTTGTTACCAAGACTCCGTTTTCCAGGTTGCCTGTCTACGGCGCGGATCTGGATGACATCACCGGCCTTGTGCTCAAGGACGAGGTGCTGATCTGTATGTCCAAGGGTCGCTGCGACGGTGCTCTGGAATCATTGAAGCGTCCGATACTGTCGGTGCCCGACAGCCTCTCTCTTTCCGATCTGCTGGAATTTTTTCTCGATAAGCGTCAGCATTTGGCCATTGTTTTGGACGAATATGGCGGAACCCGGGGGGTGGTGACGCTGGAGGATGTGGTTGAGACCCTCTTTGGGATGGAAATCGTGGATGAAATGGACAGCGTGGCCGACATGCAGGCCCTGGCCCGGCAGCAGTGGGAAAAAAGAGCCCGCTCGCTAGGCATTTTCGAGCAGGAACAGAACCGGGAAATCGAGTCAGAGAAAAATATCCGCCCGTGA
- a CDS encoding ArsR/SmtB family transcription factor, with product MEKIAETLKALSDPTRLRIVSLLRHGELCVCDLTEALQTPQSKVSRHLAFLKNAGWVKARRSGKWVYYQLLGSEPSLQSSVAEALTGHIATHPVCLEDDRRYFDFLATKSSRSCD from the coding sequence ATGGAAAAAATCGCCGAAACACTCAAAGCCCTGTCCGATCCCACCCGTTTGCGCATCGTCAGCCTGCTCCGGCATGGCGAACTCTGCGTGTGCGATCTGACGGAAGCCCTGCAAACGCCGCAGTCCAAGGTCTCAAGGCATCTGGCGTTTCTGAAGAACGCCGGTTGGGTCAAGGCTCGCCGCAGCGGAAAATGGGTTTACTATCAACTCCTAGGCTCCGAGCCATCCCTGCAATCCTCGGTCGCCGAGGCACTCACGGGGCATATCGCGACACACCCCGTCTGCCTTGAGGACGACCGACGATATTTCGACTTTCTTGCAACCAAATCGTCACGATCCTGTGACTGA
- a CDS encoding FadR/GntR family transcriptional regulator, with the protein MTTSEPLFFPAKPGRASEDVALQIEAAILAGRLAPEERLPSEREMQQQFGTGRGAIREALRALKQKGLLDIRKGVKGGAYVCKVGMVSIGESLALFLKQHDVAPSALIEFRESVDHTLIMLAIARGSAEAKGALVSMAEEFETCLRQNDHDADRIGHLDRDLNLALAAMAGNPIFEWIMQALQRGFSSHDYTLYDTPMYRERTAANWAETARAIAENDPLRARSLIGYHYAMLRSCLNERAAASSSPRVSPDDS; encoded by the coding sequence ATGACCACTTCCGAACCTCTCTTCTTTCCGGCCAAGCCCGGACGCGCCAGCGAAGACGTCGCTCTGCAGATCGAAGCGGCCATCCTGGCCGGGCGGCTGGCGCCCGAAGAGCGCCTGCCCAGCGAACGCGAGATGCAGCAGCAGTTCGGCACCGGACGCGGCGCAATCCGCGAGGCCCTGCGGGCGCTCAAGCAAAAAGGGCTTCTGGACATCCGCAAGGGCGTCAAGGGCGGGGCCTATGTGTGCAAGGTCGGCATGGTCAGCATCGGGGAGTCTTTGGCCCTCTTTCTCAAGCAGCACGATGTCGCGCCTTCGGCCCTCATCGAATTTCGCGAGAGCGTGGATCATACCTTGATCATGCTGGCCATTGCCCGGGGCTCGGCCGAAGCCAAGGGGGCACTGGTGTCCATGGCCGAAGAGTTCGAGACCTGCCTGCGGCAGAACGACCACGACGCCGACAGGATCGGACATCTGGACCGCGACCTGAACCTGGCCCTGGCCGCCATGGCCGGCAACCCGATTTTCGAGTGGATCATGCAGGCGCTGCAGCGGGGCTTCAGCTCCCATGACTACACATTGTACGATACGCCAATGTACCGCGAGCGCACTGCCGCCAACTGGGCCGAGACCGCCCGCGCCATTGCCGAAAACGACCCCCTGCGTGCCAGAAGCCTCATCGGCTACCATTACGCAATGCTCAGGTCCTGCCTGAACGAGCGCGCAGCGGCGTCCTCCTCCCCCCGTGTTTCGCCAGACGATTCCTAA
- a CDS encoding arsenate reductase ArsC produces the protein MKILFLCTGNSCRSQMAEGWARHLKKGEVEACSAGIKRHGMNPHAVRVMEEAGVDMTGHTSKTLDELPDQNFEVVVTLCGHANETCPFFPGQVRRVHRGFDDPPSLCAEMTNEDEILAVYRRVRDEIRDFVAALPQTLDADQAGTDGL, from the coding sequence ATGAAAATTCTCTTTTTATGTACAGGCAATTCATGCCGCAGCCAGATGGCCGAAGGCTGGGCCAGACATTTAAAGAAGGGAGAAGTTGAAGCATGTTCCGCGGGCATCAAGCGCCATGGCATGAACCCCCATGCCGTGCGCGTCATGGAAGAGGCCGGAGTGGACATGACTGGGCACACGTCCAAAACCCTGGACGAACTGCCGGACCAAAATTTCGAAGTGGTGGTAACGTTGTGCGGACATGCAAATGAAACCTGTCCCTTCTTTCCAGGGCAGGTCAGGCGCGTGCACCGGGGCTTTGACGATCCTCCGAGCCTGTGCGCGGAAATGACGAATGAAGATGAAATCCTGGCGGTCTACCGGCGGGTACGCGATGAAATCCGGGATTTCGTGGCCGCATTGCCGCAAACCCTGGACGCGGATCAAGCCGGAACAGACGGTCTATGA
- the zupT gene encoding zinc transporter ZupT, producing MSDVWFALALTTFAGLATGIGSIIAFTAKLSSYRFLSVATGFSAGVMLYVSFVEIFFKGQESLVNHYGDPLGYWVNVGSFFGGMLLIGLIDNLIPEETNPHEIHSEAEADRLHGKVAPLLGVGDNSCGPAKTPFKPQPGHEKKLMRMGLFTALAIGIHNFPEGLATFLAALDDPSLGVAIAIAIALHNIPEGVSVSVPIYYATGKRRTAFFYSFLSGLAEPIGAGIAYLGILYFAGGPDGVLPPQLMGILFGGVAGIMVYISLDELLPTSQAYGEGHDSLFGLVGGMAVMALSLLLMR from the coding sequence ATGAGTGACGTATGGTTTGCCCTGGCCCTGACCACGTTTGCAGGCCTGGCAACGGGAATAGGCAGCATCATCGCCTTTACGGCCAAACTTTCGAGCTACCGTTTTCTGTCCGTGGCCACGGGGTTTTCGGCGGGAGTCATGCTCTATGTCTCCTTTGTGGAAATATTCTTCAAGGGGCAGGAATCCCTGGTGAACCATTATGGGGATCCTCTTGGGTATTGGGTCAACGTGGGATCGTTTTTCGGGGGCATGCTCCTCATAGGGCTCATCGACAACCTCATCCCCGAAGAGACCAATCCGCATGAAATCCATTCCGAAGCCGAGGCTGACCGGCTGCATGGCAAGGTCGCACCCCTTTTGGGTGTGGGGGACAACAGTTGCGGGCCGGCAAAAACTCCGTTCAAGCCTCAGCCCGGCCATGAAAAAAAGCTCATGCGCATGGGCCTTTTCACCGCGCTGGCCATCGGAATCCACAATTTTCCCGAAGGCCTGGCCACTTTTCTGGCCGCCCTTGATGATCCAAGCCTTGGTGTCGCCATTGCCATCGCCATCGCCCTGCACAATATCCCGGAGGGAGTGAGCGTGTCCGTGCCCATCTACTACGCCACAGGGAAGCGCAGGACGGCATTCTTCTATTCCTTCCTGAGCGGCCTGGCCGAACCCATCGGGGCGGGCATCGCCTATCTCGGCATCCTCTATTTTGCGGGGGGGCCGGACGGAGTTCTACCGCCGCAGCTCATGGGCATTCTTTTTGGAGGGGTGGCCGGGATCATGGTCTATATCAGCCTCGACGAACTCCTGCCGACCAGCCAGGCTTACGGGGAAGGCCATGACAGCCTTTTTGGCCTGGTGGGCGGCATGGCGGTCATGGCGCTCAGCCTTTTACTGATGCGCTGA
- a CDS encoding response regulator — MSENTITQSTVTVLVLDDEPNIRESLAEYLMDCGFGTLTAESAEDALELPELGNVAVAVVDIRLGGIDGLEFIKRLHVMHPSVRCLIHTGSTDFQLDNELRAIGLTEREVLFKPVLDMGIFETLILEKVAEGRS; from the coding sequence ATGTCGGAGAACACGATCACTCAAAGCACGGTAACGGTGCTCGTTCTGGACGACGAACCGAACATTCGGGAAAGTCTGGCCGAATACCTGATGGACTGCGGTTTTGGCACGCTGACGGCCGAGAGCGCGGAGGACGCCCTTGAACTTCCCGAACTTGGCAATGTTGCGGTGGCGGTGGTGGACATCCGCCTTGGAGGTATCGACGGCCTGGAGTTCATCAAGAGACTGCACGTCATGCATCCTTCCGTGCGCTGTCTGATCCACACAGGCTCCACGGATTTTCAATTGGACAATGAATTGCGGGCCATCGGCCTGACGGAGCGCGAGGTGCTTTTCAAGCCGGTTCTGGACATGGGCATTTTCGAGACCCTCATTCTGGAAAAGGTCGCGGAGGGCAGGTCATGA
- a CDS encoding response regulator: MNQDGKPVVLTIDDDQAVRESLANFLEDFGYGVLQAGDGQQGLEVFAANQPDLILVDLRMPRMDGLQVLAKVQELSPQTPIMVVSGAGDIRDVVEALRRGAWDYLVKPIQDMNILLHSVETCLERARLQRQNREYQQSLEESLEKLHRTQKEMIQSAKMAALGDLVAGVAHEVNTPIGVSVTAASFLSERTRQLRELYGKGEMKRSDLEKYLALAEESSGSVLSNLERAAELVQSFKKVAADQSSEEKRAFEMKNYLEQILLSLRPQFKRTPHQVRMHCPEGLILDSYPGAIMQIMTNLIMNSLIHGFVDGRPGEISINVEPAGENVLLTYRDTGQGMDREQKERIYDPFYTTTRGSGGTGLGMNIVYNLVTQTLRGSILLETSPGQGVVFMLTLPKDPDRAAALPDTPS, encoded by the coding sequence ATGAATCAAGACGGGAAGCCCGTGGTCCTGACCATCGACGACGATCAGGCGGTGCGCGAAAGTCTGGCCAATTTTCTTGAGGATTTCGGATACGGCGTGCTGCAGGCCGGAGACGGTCAGCAGGGCCTCGAAGTCTTTGCGGCCAACCAGCCCGATCTGATTCTGGTGGATCTGCGCATGCCGCGCATGGACGGATTGCAGGTTCTGGCCAAGGTGCAGGAGCTCTCCCCGCAGACGCCCATCATGGTGGTGTCCGGGGCCGGGGACATCCGCGACGTGGTCGAGGCGCTGCGGCGCGGCGCCTGGGATTATCTGGTCAAGCCCATCCAGGATATGAACATCCTGTTGCATTCCGTGGAAACCTGCCTGGAGCGGGCCAGGCTGCAGCGCCAGAACCGGGAGTACCAGCAGAGTCTTGAGGAATCCCTTGAAAAACTTCACCGCACCCAGAAGGAGATGATCCAGTCAGCCAAAATGGCGGCTCTGGGCGATCTGGTTGCCGGGGTCGCACATGAGGTGAACACGCCCATCGGAGTGAGCGTCACGGCGGCGTCCTTCCTGTCCGAACGGACCAGGCAGCTACGGGAATTGTATGGGAAGGGGGAGATGAAGCGTTCGGATCTGGAGAAGTACCTGGCCCTGGCCGAGGAATCTTCCGGATCGGTGCTTTCCAATCTGGAGCGGGCCGCAGAGCTGGTGCAGAGTTTCAAGAAGGTCGCAGCGGATCAGAGTTCCGAAGAAAAACGCGCCTTCGAGATGAAGAATTATCTGGAGCAGATTCTCCTGAGCCTGCGGCCGCAGTTCAAACGCACCCCGCATCAGGTGCGTATGCATTGCCCGGAGGGCCTGATCCTTGATTCCTACCCCGGGGCGATCATGCAGATCATGACCAACCTGATCATGAACTCGCTTATTCACGGTTTCGTGGACGGACGGCCCGGGGAGATATCCATCAATGTGGAGCCTGCCGGCGAAAACGTGTTGCTGACCTATCGCGACACGGGCCAGGGCATGGACCGCGAGCAAAAGGAACGGATCTACGATCCGTTTTACACCACCACGCGCGGGTCCGGAGGAACGGGTCTGGGCATGAATATTGTCTACAATTTGGTCACACAGACCTTAAGGGGTTCCATCCTGCTGGAGACCAGTCCCGGGCAGGGCGTCGTATTCATGCTGACGTTGCCCAAGGATCCGGACAGAGCCGCAGCCTTGCCCGACACCCCGTCATAG
- the betB gene encoding betaine-aldehyde dehydrogenase → MTEKMMHIDGLWTRSQSTATRDIINPFDQTVIATVSEGNREDARDAIDAARRAFDQGPWSKTTGPERGRKLLLLADLIERDTEELARLETLNTGKTLEESRWDMADIAGIFRYYAGLADKDGGEVIASPVPNSTSIVVREPVGVCGQISPWNYPLLQAAWKLAPALAAGCTVVMKPSEITPLTSIKVTELCVEAGFPEGVVNLVLGPGATVGAELAENPDVDLISFTGGIETGKTIMCAAAANVKKVALELGGKNPNIIFDDADFDTALDYILNGVFFHAGQICSAGARVLLQDGIHDRMVEALAERMAKIRMGDGMTDGTQMGPLISAAHRDKVESYIGIAREEGARLRLGGKRPADPALDNGFFVEPTLFTECTNDMRIVQEEVFGPVITIERFSTEDEALARANSTIYGLSAGFWTRDPDRMRRMSAGLRFGTVWVNDFNVYFTQAPWGGYKQSGLGRELGRMGLEEYTEVKHIFQNHNARPIRWFGV, encoded by the coding sequence ATGACCGAAAAAATGATGCACATAGACGGTCTCTGGACCCGCTCCCAATCGACGGCCACACGGGACATCATCAATCCTTTCGACCAGACCGTCATCGCGACCGTTTCTGAAGGGAACCGCGAGGATGCCCGTGACGCCATCGACGCGGCGCGGCGTGCCTTCGATCAAGGCCCATGGTCCAAGACCACTGGGCCTGAGCGCGGGCGCAAGCTCCTGCTTCTGGCGGACCTGATCGAACGCGACACCGAGGAACTGGCCCGGCTTGAGACCTTGAACACAGGCAAAACCCTGGAAGAGAGCCGCTGGGACATGGCCGACATCGCGGGCATCTTCCGCTACTACGCGGGGCTCGCGGACAAGGACGGGGGCGAGGTCATCGCATCCCCGGTCCCGAATTCAACAAGCATCGTGGTGCGTGAGCCCGTGGGGGTCTGCGGACAGATCTCGCCCTGGAACTATCCGCTGCTGCAGGCCGCCTGGAAGCTGGCTCCGGCCCTGGCCGCCGGGTGCACCGTGGTCATGAAGCCAAGTGAAATCACGCCCCTGACCAGCATAAAAGTCACCGAACTGTGCGTGGAGGCCGGATTTCCGGAGGGCGTGGTCAATCTGGTTCTGGGGCCCGGCGCCACGGTGGGCGCGGAACTGGCCGAGAACCCCGATGTGGACCTCATCTCTTTTACCGGCGGCATCGAGACGGGCAAGACCATCATGTGCGCGGCGGCGGCAAACGTGAAAAAAGTCGCCCTTGAGCTTGGCGGCAAGAACCCGAACATCATCTTCGACGACGCCGACTTCGACACGGCCCTGGACTACATTCTGAACGGCGTGTTCTTCCACGCCGGGCAGATCTGTTCCGCCGGAGCCCGGGTACTGCTGCAGGACGGCATCCACGACCGCATGGTCGAAGCCCTTGCAGAGCGCATGGCCAAGATCCGCATGGGAGACGGGATGACGGACGGCACTCAGATGGGGCCGCTTATCTCGGCCGCGCACCGCGACAAGGTGGAAAGCTATATCGGCATCGCACGCGAGGAAGGGGCCCGGCTGAGGCTTGGCGGAAAGCGTCCGGCAGATCCGGCCCTGGACAACGGCTTTTTCGTGGAACCGACCCTGTTCACGGAGTGCACAAACGACATGCGCATCGTGCAGGAGGAGGTCTTCGGGCCGGTCATCACCATTGAGCGCTTCAGCACCGAAGACGAAGCACTCGCCCGGGCCAACAGCACCATCTACGGCCTGTCCGCCGGATTCTGGACCCGCGACCCCGACCGCATGCGACGCATGTCGGCGGGCCTGCGTTTCGGCACGGTCTGGGTCAACGACTTCAACGTCTATTTCACCCAGGCCCCCTGGGGCGGATACAAGCAGTCCGGCCTGGGCCGGGAACTTGGCCGCATGGGCCTTGAGGAATACACGGAAGTCAAACACATTTTCCAGAACCACAACGCACGCCCGATCCGCTGGTTCGGCGTGTAG